One Phoenix dactylifera cultivar Barhee BC4 unplaced genomic scaffold, palm_55x_up_171113_PBpolish2nd_filt_p 000644F, whole genome shotgun sequence genomic region harbors:
- the LOC120106808 gene encoding IRK-interacting protein-like, translated as MASPSSPARPSPPPRTPLFTPILENEKGRGDGELAIKDEEETTASRPYKNQPTPLPSSKSTASKKLSSTFNGAAEGDGDDPSVSCTNCRPSAREKISVVPLDTNRLKHPSSLSPSPAGLLRSLFLSITRRSPRSPSSAAAPSSSSAVSSAASSADEWRLTAEELSRKLVHATWKRDEALLESSRIKYSLSELERKLGRLESYCHDLQAALDRCSSPNPVPSPTGSAFPVEPFIRAVSDARAAVRHLSRSLTAQLRPDQVAVLLHPHSTGQWRRKPGGLLFYMEALLNRIFYAGFGEGEPDEAVDPAARCEANQAAYEAVRRIGWGEVLSKGTRFYSEGLSRFCDRKMSEVVGLLGWARAWPEALLEAFFGAAKGTWVVRLLARSVHPAVPVLRVDRGVRFDPRFMEDIAADRVTRLEPVSVKMMVAPGFHVYTSCCGLVKCKVLCVYSNSCNSYSNNGSKSACNNSFLQHNQEVKYGKV; from the exons ATGGCTTCTCCCTCTTCCCCTGCtcgcccttctcctcctcctcgaaCTCCCCTCTTCACCCCT ATTTTGGAAAACGAGAAAGGGCGAGGAGACGGGGAGCTGGCGataaaagatgaagaagagacgACAGCTTCCAGGCCCTACAAGAACCAACCTACACCTCTCCCGTCCTCCAAATCGACGGCTTCCAAGAAGCTGTCCTCCACATTCAACGGCGCGGCTGAAGGCGACGGCGACGACCCCTCGGTTTCCTGCACCAACTGCCGGCCCTCCGCCCGGGAGAAAATCTCCGTCGTCCCCCTCGACACCAACCGCCTCAAGCATCCCTCCTCCCTCAGTCCCTCCCCCGCCGGGCTCCTccgctccctcttcctctccatcacCCGCCGCAGCCCCCGCTCCCCCTCCTCCGCGGccgccccctcctcctcctccgccgtctcctccgccgcctcctccgccgACGAGTGGCGCCTCACCGCGGAGGAGCTCTCCCGGAAGCTCGTCCACGCCACCTGGAAGCGCGACGAGGCTCTCCTCGAGTCCTCCCGAATTAAGTACTCCCTCTCCGAGCTGGAGCGCAAGCTTGGCCGGCTAGAGTCCTACTGCCACGACCTCCAGGCCGCCCTCGACCGCTGCTCCTCCCCCAACCCGGTTCCATCCCCGACCGGGTCCGCTTTCCCGGTCGAGCCCTTCATCCGGGCCGTCTCCGACGCACGCGCCGCGGTCCGCCACCTGAGCCGCTCCCTCACCGCCCAGCTCCGGCCGGACCAGGTCGCCGTCCTGCTACATCCCCACTCCACCGGCCAGTGGCGGCGGAAGCCGGGCGGCCTGCTCTTCTACATGGAGGCcctgctgaaccggattttctACGCGGGGTTCGGCGAGGGCGAGCCGGACGAGGCTGTCGACCCCGCGGCCCGGTGCGAGGCGAACCAGGCCGCCTACGAGGCGGTCCGGAGGATCGGTTGGGGCGAGGTTCTGAGCAAAGGAACCCGGTTCTATAGCGAAGGCTTGAGCCGTTTTTGTGACCGGAAGATGAGCGAGGTGGTGGGGTTGCTCGGGTGGGCCCGGGCGTGGCCGGAGGCTCTGCTCGAGGCGTTCTTCGGGGCGGCCAAGGGGACGTGGGTTGTGCGGCTCCTGGCGCGGTCCGTGCACCCGGCGGTGCCCGTACTCAGGGTGGACCGGGGGGTCCGGTTCGACCCACGGTTCATGGAGGACATCGCGGCCGACCGGGTCACCCGGCTCGAACCGGTGAGCGTGAAGATGATGGTGGCCCCCGGGTTCCACGTGTACACCAGCTGCTGCGGGCTGGTCAAGTGTAAGGTGCTGTGTGTGTACAGTAACAGTTGTAATAGCTACAGCAATAATGGCAGTAAGAGCGCTTGTAATAACAGTTTTCTACAGCATAACCAAGAGGTGAAGTATGGGAAGGTTTGA